The following coding sequences are from one Anabas testudineus chromosome 16, fAnaTes1.2, whole genome shotgun sequence window:
- the LOC113170523 gene encoding 2-iminobutanoate/2-iminopropanoate deaminase — MAALIRRIISTVKAPAAIGPYSQAVLVDRTVYISGQLGMDPGSGQLVQGGVQAQTRQALVNMGEILKAAGGGYENVVKTTVLLADMNDFTKVNDVYKQFFRTNYPARAAYQVAALPRDGLVEIEAVAVLGPLSDAS; from the exons ATGGCTGCATTGATCCGGAGGATCATCAGCACAGTGAAGGCTCCTGCCGCTATCGGTCCGTACAG TCAGGCAGTGCTGGTAGATCGGACAGTGTACATCTCAGGACAGCTGGGGATGGATCCTGGCAGTGGACAGCTGGTGCAAGGTGGAGTTCAGGCTCAGACCAGACAG GCTCTTGTGAACATGGGTGAAATCCTTAAAGCTGCTGGAGGTGGTTATGAGAACG TTGTGAAAACCACAGTGCTCTTAGCGGACATGAACGACTTCACTAAGGTCAACGATGTTTACAAGCAGT TCTTCAGAACTAACTACCCAGCCAGAGCCGCCTATCAAGTCGCAGCTCTTCCCAGA GACGGACTGGTTGAGATTGaagctgttgctgttttggGCCCTCTGAGTGACGCTTCCTAA